In one Trueperaceae bacterium genomic region, the following are encoded:
- the cimA gene encoding citramalate synthase: MSVEIYDTTLRDGTQGIGFALTSADKVAVARRLDAFGVDAIEGGWPGSNPRDVEFFERMRDVPLARARLAAFGSTRHKDVAPEDDANLAALVAAGTPVVTVFGKAWTLHVREALGTDLETNLAMIRESVAFLVAQGREVVYDAEHFFDGAREDAAYAHATLEAAAEGGASRLVVCDTNGGTLPDVVADRTREVVARFGVPIGIHAHNDAELAVANSLAAVSAGARHVQGTIGGYGERAGNANLVSITANLAFKLGFDQPQDLAHVREVARYVDERANLSPNPRAPYVGDGAFAHKGGVHVSAVAKRPESYEHLPPEAVGNERRVLVSDLSGRANVLAMGEGPFPAGDGAVGDGAREVVAKLKELEHRGYAFEGAEASFRLMAAKVRGEHRPYFDLGGFTVVIDKRDADRVPRAEASIKVAVGDAEEHTAADGDGPVHALDRALGKALERFYPSLADLELVDYKVRVLSGEETGTASVIRVQVEYGDGEATWGTVGASTDIIDASYQALIDAIEYKLVKDGVAPRPRGAAQAEAGVAEASTNAAGEGPPVA; the protein is encoded by the coding sequence GTGAGCGTCGAGATCTACGACACCACCCTGCGCGACGGGACGCAGGGGATCGGGTTCGCGTTGACGAGCGCCGACAAGGTCGCCGTCGCCCGGCGCCTCGACGCGTTCGGGGTCGACGCGATCGAGGGGGGCTGGCCGGGCTCGAACCCCCGCGACGTCGAGTTCTTCGAGCGGATGCGCGACGTGCCGCTCGCGCGGGCGCGCCTCGCGGCGTTCGGCAGCACCCGCCACAAGGACGTCGCGCCGGAGGACGACGCCAACCTCGCGGCGTTGGTGGCGGCCGGGACGCCGGTCGTGACGGTGTTCGGCAAGGCGTGGACGCTGCACGTCCGCGAGGCGCTCGGCACCGACCTGGAGACGAACCTGGCGATGATTCGCGAGTCCGTCGCGTTCCTCGTCGCGCAGGGACGCGAGGTCGTCTACGACGCCGAACACTTCTTCGACGGTGCGCGCGAGGACGCGGCCTACGCCCACGCGACCCTCGAGGCGGCCGCCGAGGGCGGCGCGTCGCGGCTGGTGGTGTGCGACACGAACGGCGGCACGTTGCCCGACGTCGTCGCGGACCGCACGCGCGAGGTGGTGGCGCGGTTCGGCGTCCCGATCGGCATCCACGCGCACAACGACGCGGAGCTGGCGGTCGCGAACAGCCTCGCGGCGGTCTCGGCCGGCGCTCGGCACGTGCAGGGCACGATCGGCGGGTACGGCGAGCGCGCCGGGAACGCCAACCTCGTGTCGATCACCGCGAACCTGGCGTTCAAGCTCGGCTTCGACCAGCCGCAGGACCTCGCGCACGTCCGCGAGGTCGCGCGGTACGTCGACGAGCGCGCCAACCTATCGCCGAACCCGCGCGCACCGTACGTCGGCGACGGCGCCTTCGCGCACAAGGGCGGCGTGCACGTCTCCGCGGTGGCGAAGCGCCCGGAGAGCTACGAGCACCTCCCCCCCGAAGCGGTCGGCAACGAACGGCGGGTGTTGGTCTCCGACCTCTCCGGCCGCGCCAACGTCCTCGCGATGGGGGAGGGGCCGTTCCCCGCCGGCGACGGTGCGGTGGGGGACGGCGCCCGCGAGGTCGTCGCGAAACTCAAGGAGCTCGAGCACCGCGGGTACGCCTTCGAGGGCGCGGAAGCGTCGTTCCGGCTGATGGCGGCGAAGGTGCGCGGCGAGCACCGTCCCTACTTCGATCTGGGGGGCTTCACGGTGGTGATCGACAAGCGCGACGCCGACCGCGTGCCCCGCGCCGAGGCGTCGATCAAGGTGGCGGTCGGGGACGCCGAGGAGCACACCGCCGCCGACGGCGACGGACCCGTCCACGCCCTCGACCGGGCGCTCGGCAAGGCGCTCGAGCGGTTCTACCCGTCGCTCGCCGACCTCGAGCTGGTCGACTACAAGGTGCGGGTGTTGTCGGGGGAGGAGACCGGCACCGCCAGCGTCATTCGCGTGCAGGTGGAGTACGGCGACGGCGAGGCGACGTGGGGCACGGTCGGCGCGAGCACCGACATCATCGACGCGTCGTACCAGGCGTTGATCGACGCGATCGAGTACAAGCTCGTCAAGGACGGCGTCGCGCCGCGACCGCGCGGGGCGGCGCAGGCCGAGGCGGGCGTCGCCGAGGCCTCCACGAACGCCGCCGGCGAGGGCCCGCCGGTCGCCTGA